A genomic region of Burkholderiales bacterium contains the following coding sequences:
- a CDS encoding paraslipin, whose protein sequence is MLGIGSSLFTVALFVVALIVIVRAIRVVPQQHAWVVERVGRFYAVLEPGLNFVIPFVDRIAFRHDLREIPLDVPSQICITKDNTQLQVDGILYFQVTDPKLASYGSSNYIIAITQLAQTTLRSIIGRMELDRTFEEREQINANVVAALDEAALNWGVKVLRYEIKDLTPPAEILRAMQAQITAEREKRAVIATSEGKKQEQINLAEGAREAAIAQSQGEKQAEINNAQGQAAAILAIAEANAKAIRQVAEAIESPGGMQSVNFKIAEQYVAAFGNLAIKSNTMILPTNAADVAGMIATAMSVIRQPGPPKAGS, encoded by the coding sequence ATGCTCGGGATAGGCTCGTCGCTCTTCACCGTCGCGCTCTTCGTCGTCGCGCTGATCGTCATCGTCCGCGCCATCCGCGTCGTGCCGCAGCAGCACGCGTGGGTCGTCGAGCGCGTCGGACGGTTCTACGCGGTCCTCGAGCCCGGCCTCAACTTCGTGATTCCGTTCGTCGACCGCATCGCGTTTCGGCACGACCTGCGCGAGATCCCGCTCGACGTGCCCTCGCAGATCTGCATCACCAAGGACAACACGCAGTTGCAGGTCGACGGCATCCTCTACTTCCAGGTGACCGACCCCAAGCTCGCGAGCTACGGGTCGTCGAACTACATCATCGCGATCACCCAGCTCGCGCAGACGACGCTGCGCAGCATCATCGGCCGGATGGAACTCGACAGGACCTTCGAGGAGCGCGAGCAGATCAACGCGAACGTCGTCGCGGCCCTCGACGAGGCCGCGCTCAACTGGGGCGTCAAGGTGCTGCGCTACGAGATCAAGGACCTGACGCCGCCGGCCGAGATCCTGCGCGCGATGCAGGCGCAGATCACCGCCGAGCGCGAGAAGCGCGCGGTCATCGCGACCTCCGAGGGCAAGAAACAGGAACAGATCAACCTCGCCGAGGGCGCGCGCGAGGCGGCGATCGCCCAGTCGCAGGGCGAGAAGCAGGCCGAGATCAACAACGCGCAGGGGCAGGCGGCGGCGATCCTCGCCATCGCCGAGGCCAACGCCAAGGCGATCCGCCAGGTCGCCGAGGCGATCGAGTCACCGGGGGGGATGCAGTCGGTCAATTTCAAGATCGCCGAGCAGTACGTGGCCGCGTTCGGCAACCTCGCGATCAAGTCGAACACGATGATCCTGCCGACCAATGCGGCCGACGTGGCGGGCATGATCGCGACCGCGATGTCGGTGATCCGGCAGCCGGGTCCGCCGAAGGCCGGGAGCTGA
- a CDS encoding NfeD family protein, which produces MNALWFWWIAAAVLVGAELMTGTYYLLAVGIALAVGGVAALLGASTPMQFVAAGVAGVALTIAAHRWRLQRALPPQQPPLDVGQAVRVVGWNDDGTARVNYRGSQWTAELATSDTPRAETMFIVATRGSVLVVADRRD; this is translated from the coding sequence ATGAACGCGCTCTGGTTCTGGTGGATCGCGGCTGCGGTGCTGGTCGGTGCGGAATTGATGACGGGCACCTACTACCTGCTCGCCGTGGGCATCGCGTTGGCGGTGGGCGGCGTCGCCGCGCTCCTCGGAGCCTCGACGCCGATGCAGTTCGTCGCGGCCGGCGTGGCCGGGGTGGCGCTCACCATCGCCGCGCACCGCTGGCGCCTTCAGCGCGCGCTCCCACCGCAACAGCCGCCGCTCGACGTCGGCCAGGCGGTTCGCGTCGTGGGCTGGAACGACGACGGCACCGCGCGCGTCAACTACCGGGGTTCGCAGTGGACGGCGGAACTCGCGACGTCCGACACGCCGCGCGCCGAGACGATGTTCATCGTGGCGACCCGGGGCTCGGTCCTCGTCGTCGCCGACCGCCGCGACTGA
- a CDS encoding disulfide bond formation protein B, giving the protein MPRRRLAFALGFLFCAGLLGWAFWLQYGEGLEPCPLCMFQRLVFVAIGLVFLVGVFHEPGRLGAWIYALLLVLAAGIGAALAGRQVWLQSLPKDQVPACGMGLSYMLDTMPFLDVIRRVLEGSGECAEKAWVFLGLSIAGWTLAIFVAIAFIGIALVRRD; this is encoded by the coding sequence ATGCCGCGCCGGCGGCTCGCGTTCGCGCTCGGGTTCCTTTTCTGCGCCGGCCTCCTCGGCTGGGCCTTCTGGCTGCAGTACGGCGAGGGACTCGAGCCCTGCCCGCTGTGCATGTTCCAGCGCCTGGTGTTCGTGGCGATCGGCCTCGTGTTCCTCGTCGGCGTCTTCCACGAGCCGGGCCGTCTCGGCGCCTGGATCTACGCCCTGCTGCTCGTGCTCGCCGCCGGGATCGGCGCCGCGCTCGCCGGGCGGCAGGTGTGGCTGCAGTCGCTGCCGAAGGACCAGGTGCCCGCGTGCGGCATGGGACTCTCCTACATGCTCGACACCATGCCGTTCCTCGACGTGATCCGTCGGGTGCTCGAGGGATCGGGCGAGTGCGCCGAAAAAGCCTGGGTGTTCCTCGGCCTGTCGATCGCCGGCTGGACGCTCGCGATCTTCGTCGCGATCGCCTTCATCGGGATCGCGCTGGTGCGGCGCGACTGA
- a CDS encoding zinc ribbon domain-containing protein, translating into MPIYAYRCAACGHQLDALQKLSEAPLVDCPKCAAPALSKLLTAPGFQLKGSGWYATDFKGGSKPKSDGVGAKADAKPDAKSDAPAATESKGGDKSDAAAAPAAASTGCGSGCSCH; encoded by the coding sequence ATGCCGATCTACGCCTACCGCTGCGCGGCCTGCGGGCACCAGCTCGATGCCCTGCAGAAACTCTCGGAAGCCCCGCTCGTCGATTGTCCGAAGTGCGCGGCGCCCGCGCTCTCGAAACTCCTGACCGCCCCGGGCTTCCAGCTCAAGGGCAGCGGCTGGTACGCGACCGACTTCAAGGGCGGCTCGAAGCCGAAATCCGACGGCGTCGGCGCGAAGGCCGACGCGAAGCCGGACGCGAAGTCCGACGCGCCCGCGGCGACGGAGTCCAAGGGGGGCGACAAGAGCGACGCTGCCGCGGCGCCCGCGGCCGCCTCCACCGGTTGCGGCTCGGGCTGTTCGTGCCACTGA
- a CDS encoding O-acetylhomoserine aminocarboxypropyltransferase/cysteine synthase, whose protein sequence is MPDRTYGFDTLCLHAGQIPDAATGARALPIYQTTSFVFDSADHAASLFNLQTFGNVYSRISNPTVAALEERVAALEGGRAALACATGMAAQMVTLLTLARQGDHIVAARTLYGGSYSQLAVTFAQFGIDATFVDPDDIGAFRAAMTPRTKALYAETIGNPQLNVCDIAALAEVAHERGVPLVIDNTLASPYLCRPFEHGADLVVHSVTKYLGGHGTTMGGIVVESGEFPWDNGNFPQMTEPSRGYHGVRFYETFGDFGFTMKARMETMRTLGPTLSPFSAFLLLQGIETLHLRMPRHSASAMAVARHLATHPAVAWVRYPGLPGQPDDARVRRYLPNGAGGILTFGVNGGAKAGERVIEAVEFLSHLANVGDAKSLVIHPASTTHRQLDEAEQRAAGVTPEMIRLSIGLESIDDILWDLDQALARSENA, encoded by the coding sequence ATGCCCGACCGCACCTACGGCTTCGACACGCTGTGCCTGCACGCGGGGCAGATCCCCGATGCGGCCACCGGCGCGCGCGCGCTGCCGATCTACCAGACGACGTCGTTCGTGTTCGACAGCGCCGACCACGCGGCGTCGCTCTTCAACCTGCAGACCTTCGGCAACGTCTACTCGCGCATCAGCAATCCGACCGTCGCGGCGCTCGAGGAGCGGGTCGCCGCGCTCGAAGGCGGCCGCGCGGCGCTGGCCTGCGCGACCGGGATGGCGGCGCAGATGGTGACGCTCTTGACGCTCGCGCGGCAGGGCGACCACATCGTCGCGGCGCGCACGCTCTACGGCGGCTCGTATTCGCAGCTCGCGGTGACCTTCGCCCAGTTCGGCATCGACGCGACCTTCGTCGATCCGGACGACATCGGCGCGTTCCGCGCCGCGATGACGCCGCGCACGAAGGCGCTCTACGCGGAGACGATCGGCAACCCGCAGCTCAACGTCTGCGACATCGCCGCGCTCGCGGAGGTCGCGCACGAACGCGGCGTGCCGCTCGTGATCGACAACACGCTCGCCTCGCCGTACCTCTGCCGCCCGTTCGAGCACGGCGCCGACCTCGTCGTCCACTCGGTGACCAAGTACCTGGGCGGCCACGGCACGACGATGGGCGGCATCGTGGTGGAGTCGGGCGAGTTCCCGTGGGACAACGGCAACTTCCCGCAGATGACCGAGCCTTCGCGCGGCTACCACGGCGTGCGCTTCTACGAGACCTTCGGCGACTTCGGGTTCACGATGAAGGCGCGCATGGAGACGATGCGCACGCTGGGTCCGACGCTCTCGCCGTTCTCGGCGTTCCTGCTGCTCCAGGGCATCGAGACGCTGCACCTGCGGATGCCGCGCCACAGCGCGTCCGCGATGGCGGTCGCGAGGCATCTCGCGACGCATCCGGCGGTCGCGTGGGTGCGCTACCCCGGCCTGCCCGGCCAACCCGACGACGCGCGGGTGCGACGCTACCTGCCGAACGGCGCGGGCGGCATCCTCACGTTCGGCGTGAACGGCGGTGCGAAGGCGGGCGAGCGCGTGATCGAAGCCGTGGAGTTCCTGTCGCACCTCGCGAACGTCGGCGACGCGAAGTCGCTCGTCATCCATCCGGCGTCGACGACGCACCGCCAGCTCGACGAAGCCGAGCAGCGGGCCGCCGGCGTGACGCCGGAAATGATCCGGCTGTCGATCGGCCTCGAGTCGATCGACGACATCCTGTGGGATCTGGACCAGGCGCTCGCCCGCTCGGAGAACGCGTGA
- a CDS encoding CoA-binding protein, whose translation MSTLARGRIVDDIAGLRRILANHRTIAVVGLSAHWHRPSYFAAKYMQEHGYRVIPVNPQYEEVLGERCHPSIAAIPEAVDIVDAFRRASEMPSIAREAVAKGAKVLWMQLGVASDEAARIATDAGLDVVQNRCVKIEHARILGGLNWCGVNTGVISARRPA comes from the coding sequence ATGAGCACGCTCGCGCGAGGCAGGATCGTCGACGACATCGCCGGCCTCCGGCGCATCCTCGCGAACCATCGCACGATCGCGGTGGTCGGGTTGTCCGCGCACTGGCATCGGCCGTCGTACTTCGCCGCGAAGTACATGCAGGAGCACGGCTACCGCGTGATCCCGGTGAATCCGCAGTACGAGGAGGTGCTGGGTGAGCGCTGCCATCCGTCGATCGCGGCGATTCCCGAGGCGGTCGACATCGTCGACGCCTTCCGGCGCGCGAGCGAGATGCCCTCGATCGCGCGCGAGGCGGTCGCGAAGGGCGCGAAGGTGCTCTGGATGCAGCTCGGCGTGGCGAGCGACGAAGCCGCGCGGATCGCGACCGACGCCGGCCTCGACGTCGTGCAGAACCGCTGCGTGAAGATCGAGCACGCGCGCATCCTGGGCGGGCTCAACTGGTGCGGCGTCAACACCGGCGTGATCTCGGCGCGGCGGCCCGCCTGA
- a CDS encoding SDR family NAD(P)-dependent oxidoreductase translates to MDLRGNAFLVTGGASGLGAATARMVADAGGRVVVADLKEGEGRALAHELGAHARFVRCDVTDEASGRAAVKAAVDAFGGVQGLVNCAGIVHAERIVGKDGPHTLAGFQRAIAINLVGTFNLIRLAAQAMSGNEPNAEGERGVIVNTASVAAFDGQVGQAAYAASKAAVVGMTLPIARELARLGIRVMTIAPGIFETPMMASLTPEVQASLGKMVPFPPRLGRPGEFAQLVRAIVENPMLNGETIRLDGAIRMAPR, encoded by the coding sequence ATGGATCTGCGCGGGAACGCGTTCCTCGTCACCGGCGGCGCGTCGGGCCTCGGCGCCGCGACCGCGCGGATGGTCGCAGATGCCGGCGGGCGGGTCGTCGTCGCGGATCTCAAGGAGGGCGAGGGGCGCGCGCTCGCGCACGAACTCGGCGCACACGCGCGCTTCGTGCGCTGCGACGTGACCGACGAAGCGAGCGGTCGGGCGGCGGTGAAGGCGGCGGTCGACGCGTTCGGCGGCGTGCAGGGGCTCGTCAACTGCGCCGGCATCGTCCACGCCGAGCGCATCGTCGGCAAGGACGGCCCGCACACGCTCGCGGGTTTCCAGCGCGCGATCGCGATCAACCTCGTGGGGACGTTCAACCTGATCCGCCTCGCCGCGCAGGCGATGTCGGGCAACGAACCGAACGCGGAAGGTGAGCGGGGCGTGATCGTCAACACCGCGTCGGTCGCGGCGTTCGACGGTCAGGTCGGGCAGGCCGCCTACGCGGCGTCGAAGGCGGCGGTCGTCGGCATGACGCTGCCGATCGCGCGCGAACTCGCGCGTCTCGGCATCCGCGTCATGACGATCGCGCCCGGCATCTTCGAGACGCCGATGATGGCGAGCCTCACGCCGGAGGTGCAGGCCTCGCTCGGGAAGATGGTGCCGTTCCCGCCGCGCCTCGGGCGTCCCGGCGAGTTCGCGCAGCTCGTGCGCGCGATCGTCGAGAATCCGATGCTGAACGGCGAGACGATCCGCCTCGACGGCGCGATCCGGATGGCGCCGAGGTAG